GGAGGAGGTATAAAACGAGGGTCATCGGGTACAGAAACCTTGGAGTGGGTATTATTGGAGAGACGAAAAAGTAAACGAAAAAGTTCATCATGAAGAGAATTTTGAGGGCATCTCCGGCGCCATGGTCCCTCCTGGGGGAGTTCTTCATCACCGCCAAAACCACGAGAGCAAGCAGAACCATCAGGGGAACATCGTACACGAGGAATTCGGGTCTGGAAGCACGAATATCCCCGAATTTTTTCCCCATATAGTAAAACAGATTTAAGAACGGCAGGAACCTTCCTCCCTGCGAAACGTAGGTCTGGGATAGGTAATCCCTGCTAACCGCCACCCCAAGGAACCCCTCCACGGTTGCCTTGGGGATAAGGGCAAAGAGGGCGAGCTTGAGTTCTGTTTTTAGATTTTTAAAGAGAACTCTCAGCGTTTCAAGGAACTTTCCAAAATAGCTGAGCCTGAATATGCAGATGGTCAGGAGGGCCCAGAAGGTTAAAAGGATCATCACTGGAATTATGTGTCCCTTAAGAGTTGTGGCGTGGATTCCCGGCACTACCATTATCTCCCGGAGGAGTTTTGCCGGATGGAGCATAACGGCAGCTATGCACAGGAGCGTCATAAAAAGGTAGGTGACGATCGCTATGAACACCTGAGTTCTGTTTAACAGCACATCCACCGTTCCCTTCAGGTATCCCCACGTTTTTTCATCCAGCGACAGGACAACCACCAGATAGAGAGCCAGGAGGTAGGGGATTATCGTGAACTTCGACGTGCTTCCCAGCCCTGCCCAGAAAAGGGAGACGTAGGCATGTTTGAGGTTCCGCCCTTTGGCGTATCTAACGAAATGATAGAGGGAGAGCAGTGTAAACAGCTCAATTGAAGTTTCGTGAAAAACCAGAGGGTTCACATGGATCAAAAGGGGATCCATTGCGAGCAGTCCAGAAAACGCAATCCCCAGCTTCCAGTCTCTGACTTCCTTACCCACATAATAGGCGACTATCAAAGACAGAAAACCCAGAAAAACGGAGAACAATCTGCCCACGATATAGCTATCCCCGAAGATTCTAAGCCACAGGGCGAGCAGGTAGTAAAAGAGGGGAGGATGAACAGCGAATATGTCCCTGTAGGGCAGGTATCCGTGGTTTATAAGGCGGGCGATCAGGAGATACGTCCCCTCATCGTAATCGAAGTACTCGTTCATATGTCCGGCAATTCCGTGGAGTCGGGTGAATAGGTAATAGGCGGATATCAGGATCATGAACGTCAGGGCTTTTCGATTGAATTTAAGTTCCCCGGCTTTCAAATGCCCTTCCCCCTATCGGTTCGGGGAATCTTTTTAAGTTTTTGTCGTAAACCAGCGGAAAAGCTTTAACCTCTAAGACATATGGGGATACCATAGGAAATGCCGGTGGTGGAAATGGCTTTCTTACCCTTCGGCTCGAAGAAGAGCAGGATCAAAAAACTTATCGAAGATGACCGCTTCGACGAGGTCGTATCGATGGCCCTAAAGGACGGGAAAACCATAAAAGCCCTGATAGAACTCCTCGACGACCCGGTTCCGGGCGTTCGGGGAGATGCCCTGGTCCTCATCGCAACGGTGCTCAAGCAGGAGGAAGGGGCCATCAAACCCTATCTGGGGGAGATCTTTGCCAGAGCTTTCGAACTGACGGAGAGCAGAAACCCATACGTAAGGGAAAATGCCATGATGCTCTCCTACGAACTCACCCGGAGGTTCCCGGAGGAGCTGGTAAGACTGAAGGATTCCGCCCTAAAGACGCTGATGGAGGACCTCATGGAGGGAGATAAGCACACGAAGGGCTTTGTACTGGTGCTCATCGGAAGGCTGGGCAAAGAGGCTAAAGCGTTCCTCAACGATGAGGAAATCAAAGAGTTGAGAAGCCACGTTGAGGAGTTCGTTAACGTGGAGGACAGGGTCATACTGCCCCTCGAGGGTTACAAGTGGGTCCCCCTTGGGGACATAGCCAGAGAGACCTTAGAAAAGCTTTCCTGAGGGATTTCAATGATTGGCGAGCTTTTGTTCCTGTTCCTTTTTATCCTTGTGGCCCTCTACATCGTCATCAAACTGACGCTGGCCGTCCTGAAGTACCTAATAACCAACGCCATCGTGGGTCTCCTGCTCCTGTGGGCTATCAACACCGTTGGAATAGCGCACGTTGAGTACACCCCTCTGAACATCCTCATAGTGGCCGTGGGTGGAGTTGCTGGAGTTGTTCTTCTGCTACTGCTCTCGTGGCTTTAGCTTCTCCCGGCTAAATCTTTATAAGCTTCCCCCCGAGCCCCTTCTGGAGCGAGGAATTTTGGATGGTGATGATCATGTCCCACAGATCCGCTGAGATGTATGAACTTAAGAAGAAGGTTGAGGAGCTGAAGGGTTATCGAGGTCGTGCGACCGAACTGGTGAGCCTTTACATTCCCGATGGCTACGACATAAACAAGGTTATGCAGCAGCTCAGGGAGGAGTACGGAACGGCCCAGAACATAAAGTCCA
The window above is part of the Thermococcus sp. P6 genome. Proteins encoded here:
- a CDS encoding pro-sigmaK processing inhibitor BofA family protein, producing MIGELLFLFLFILVALYIVIKLTLAVLKYLITNAIVGLLLLWAINTVGIAHVEYTPLNILIVAVGGVAGVVLLLLLSWL
- a CDS encoding glycosyltransferase family 39 protein — protein: MILISAYYLFTRLHGIAGHMNEYFDYDEGTYLLIARLINHGYLPYRDIFAVHPPLFYYLLALWLRIFGDSYIVGRLFSVFLGFLSLIVAYYVGKEVRDWKLGIAFSGLLAMDPLLIHVNPLVFHETSIELFTLLSLYHFVRYAKGRNLKHAYVSLFWAGLGSTSKFTIIPYLLALYLVVVLSLDEKTWGYLKGTVDVLLNRTQVFIAIVTYLFMTLLCIAAVMLHPAKLLREIMVVPGIHATTLKGHIIPVMILLTFWALLTICIFRLSYFGKFLETLRVLFKNLKTELKLALFALIPKATVEGFLGVAVSRDYLSQTYVSQGGRFLPFLNLFYYMGKKFGDIRASRPEFLVYDVPLMVLLALVVLAVMKNSPRRDHGAGDALKILFMMNFFVYFFVSPIIPTPRFLYPMTLVLYLLLLDFLLSLRVSRREAAVAVLISLVFLSVADFGMIYRFPSGTLKLGWATKTKTLRDDLGDYIETKGTGEAVYYSVNPMNAYYLNLTVDPWHVDTFGLILLKGTDGRDMIENVRGSGDYAILSTWVYEAWTSSLLRGNLRYIFSFLHANTTLEYADSYDSGDVIEVYDLKRNAQGGLSFSAYNGKIAIWTNGSIAAYINLKKEGEEFSHRTRIMRVKNGTYRVIQYSNEGSVEFLVDTSNDGLLLDIPDGNSLEIEFKGSFVAFYDASGSFNPVGNEEETVNRLRIFTDTCELEILGERFLAKKTSRKRLEIGGERLKLRPGR